A DNA window from Actinomadura luzonensis contains the following coding sequences:
- a CDS encoding substrate-binding domain-containing protein, protein MNLARLVGVVSLLALAGCSQGTPAAPPAPSLPTAASPSATAPATAPATVSATVPARIAAGDVRIALVRQLSSGDYFEQWLAGAQAEARTLGVRLEVSSGDGNNDKQALNLEQAVTAKADAIIVDHGFAQTVQPAIKKAVSAGIPLVAFDVDPGSPEAVALTQDDHRIAEQALGALKAGTGGNGEIVYVYVAGFAPLDRRNETWERFKKDNPGIKQVAQIGVVNSSTAAAVADQAKAALQANPGVKAIFAPYDEFAKGAALAVKELGLADRVKIYGADVSTADIAVMTETGSPWAATSATDPANVGRVAVRAATLLVAGSPVEHALTVPPALITQKGLRDAGITSVEQLTRAFPELTTPEVARVPWASS, encoded by the coding sequence GTGAACCTCGCACGACTCGTGGGCGTGGTGTCCCTCCTCGCCCTGGCCGGCTGCTCGCAGGGCACGCCGGCCGCCCCGCCCGCCCCGTCCCTTCCCACGGCCGCCTCGCCGTCCGCCACTGCACCCGCCACTGCGCCCGCCACTGTGTCCGCCACTGTCCCCGCCCGCATCGCGGCGGGCGACGTCCGCATCGCCCTGGTGCGGCAGCTGTCCTCCGGCGACTACTTCGAGCAGTGGCTGGCCGGCGCGCAGGCCGAGGCCAGAACGCTCGGCGTACGGCTGGAGGTCTCCAGCGGCGACGGCAACAACGACAAGCAGGCGCTCAACCTGGAGCAGGCGGTCACCGCCAAGGCCGACGCGATCATCGTCGACCACGGCTTCGCCCAGACCGTGCAGCCGGCGATCAAGAAGGCGGTGTCCGCCGGGATCCCGCTGGTCGCCTTCGACGTCGACCCCGGCTCGCCCGAGGCCGTCGCCCTCACCCAGGACGACCACCGCATCGCCGAGCAGGCACTCGGCGCGCTGAAGGCCGGCACGGGCGGCAACGGCGAGATCGTCTACGTGTACGTCGCCGGGTTCGCGCCGCTGGACCGGCGCAACGAGACCTGGGAGCGGTTCAAGAAGGACAACCCCGGCATCAAGCAGGTGGCGCAGATCGGCGTCGTCAACAGCTCCACCGCCGCCGCGGTCGCCGACCAGGCCAAGGCCGCCCTCCAGGCCAACCCGGGCGTCAAGGCGATCTTCGCGCCCTACGACGAGTTCGCCAAGGGCGCCGCGCTCGCCGTCAAGGAGCTCGGCCTCGCCGACCGGGTGAAGATCTACGGCGCGGACGTCTCGACCGCCGACATCGCCGTCATGACCGAGACCGGCAGCCCGTGGGCCGCCACCTCGGCCACCGACCCGGCCAACGTCGGCCGCGTCGCGGTGCGCGCGGCCACCCTGCTGGTAGCGGGCTCCCCGGTGGAGCACGCGCTCACCGTGCCGCCGGCCCTGATCACCCAGAAGGGCCTGCGCGACGCCGGGATCACCAGCGTCGAGCAGCTCACCCGCGCCTTCCCGGAGCTGACCACGCCCGAGGTGGCGCGCGTGCCGTGGGCGTCGTCGTGA